The Diospyros lotus cultivar Yz01 chromosome 15, ASM1463336v1, whole genome shotgun sequence genome has a window encoding:
- the LOC127792091 gene encoding uncharacterized protein LOC127792091 produces the protein MTKTTGTRSFARVRAEEAQKLGHDPTEVEMFYLTHKKKNGSMVDSTSAEIVENIQTIAAQRAEEQPSEPVDENQIFLEVMGKERHGRVRGYGFGPTPSSVSSKLPSQLQMASTIETLRQENKKLKEKLSTVEQTQAETLSLLKSFMQEVRLGRVSNE, from the exons ATGACCAAAACTACTGGTACAAGAAGTTTTGCTCGAGTTAGAGCTGAAGAG GCTCAAAAATTAGGACATGACCCAACAGAAGTAGAAATGTTTTACTTgacacacaaaaagaagaatGGGTCAATGGTTGATTCGACGTCAGCAGAAATTGTG GAAAATATTCAAACTATAGCAGCCCAAAGAGCTGAGGAGCAGCCTTCTGAACCTGTTGATgaaaatcagatttttcttgaagtgaTGGGCAAAGAAAGGCATGGTCGAGTTCGTGGATATGGTTTCGGCCCCACACCTTCTTCAGTCTCTAGCAAGCTTCCTTCTCAATTACAAATGGCTTCAACAATTGAAACACTAAGACAAGagaataaaaagttaaaagaaaaactaagcaCAGTAGAGCAAACCCAAGCAGAAACTCTTAGCTTGCTAAAAAGCTTCATGCAAGAGGTTAGATTAGGAAGGGTTAGTAATGAATGA